In Calidithermus timidus DSM 17022, the following are encoded in one genomic region:
- a CDS encoding type I restriction endonuclease subunit R, which produces MTRAFTESEVESAALALLQSLGWQVVHGPDVAPGGLFAERTDYREVVLSERLRDALARLNPTLPAEALEDAFRKLTRLEGADLLQRNRALHRLLVNGVTVEXRDRDGAIRGVQVXVLDFDQPANNDWLAVNQLAVVENRHERRPDVVLFVNGLPLAVLELKNAADESATIWSAFRQLQTYQAEIPSLFATNAVLVVSDGVQARVGALGAGREWFKPWRTVAGERLADPHTPELQVVIEGVFAPRRFLDLLRDFIVFEDDGSGRLVKKMAGYHQFHAVQVAVTETLRAAELIRADQGAGATGRRPGGKPGDRRIGVVWHTQGSGKSLTMAFYAGRIVREPAMENPTLVVLTDRNDLDDQLFATFSRCQDLLRQPPVQAESRAHLRELLSVAAGGVVFTTIHKFFPEEKGDRHPTLSERRNIVVIADEAHRSQYDFIDGFARHMRDALPHASFIGFTGTPIELADANTRAVFGDYISVYDIQRAVEDGATVPIYYESRLAKLALDEAERPKIDPDFEEATEGEELERKEKLKTKWAQLEAIVGAEKRLKLVAQDIVEHFERRLEAMEGKAMVVCMSRRICVELYRELVKLRPAWHDEDDARGAIKVVMTGSASDPLDWQPHIRNKPRREALANRFRDPNDPFKLVIVRDMWLTGFDAPSLHTMYLDKPMRGHGLMQAIARVNRVFRDKPGGLVVDYLGLAHELKAALATYTESGGTGRTALDQEEAVAVMLEKYEICCGLFHGFDRSRWTTGTPQERLGLLPAAQEHILQQENGKDRLLRAVRELSQAFALAVPHQEALRIRDDVAFFQAVQAVLAKRAPGEARPEEELDQAVRQIISRAVAPEGVVDIFAAAGLKKPDISILSDEFLAEVQGMPQKNLAVELLQKLLRGELATRRRKNIVQARSFAEMLEQTIRRYQNRAIEAAQVIEELIELAKEMREADARGEKLGLSEEELAFYDALETNDSAVRVLGEPTLRQIAQELVRTVRDNVTIDWTLRENVRAQLRVLVKRVLRKYGYPPDKQEKATVTVLEQAEVLSAEWAA; this is translated from the coding sequence ATGACGCGTGCCTTCACCGAATCCGAAGTTGAATCCGCTGCCCTCGCCTTGCTTCAATCCTTAGGTTGGCAGGTGGTGCACGGACCAGACGTTGCGCCGGGAGGACTGTTCGCTGAACGGACGGACTATCGGGAGGTTGTGCTCAGCGAGCGCCTGCGCGATGCGCTGGCCCGGCTCAATCCGACGCTGCCGGCCGAGGCGCTCGAGGATGCCTTCCGCAAGCTTACCCGGCTCGAGGGCGCAGACCTGCTCCAGCGCAACCGCGCCCTGCACCGGCTGCTGGTGAACGGCGTGACCGTCGAGNACCGCGATAGGGACGGCGCGATCCGCGGCGTACAGGTGNGCGTGCTCGACTTCGACCAACCCGCCAACAACGACTGGCTGGCGGTCAACCAGCTTGCCGTGGTGGAAAACCGCCACGAGCGCCGCCCCGATGTGGTGCTGTTCGTCAATGGCCTGCCGCTGGCGGTGCTGGAGCTCAAAAACGCAGCCGACGAGAGCGCGACCATCTGGAGCGCCTTCCGGCAGCTACAGACCTACCAGGCCGAGATCCCCTCGCTCTTCGCGACCAACGCTGTGCTGGTGGTCTCGGATGGTGTGCAGGCGCGGGTCGGGGCGCTGGGGGCCGGGCGGGAGTGGTTCAAGCCCTGGCGCACGGTCGCGGGCGAGCGCCTCGCCGACCCCCACACGCCCGAGCTGCAGGTGGTGATCGAGGGCGTGTTTGCGCCACGGCGTTTCCTCGACCTGTTGCGCGACTTCATCGTCTTCGAGGACGACGGCAGCGGGAGGCTCGTCAAGAAGATGGCGGGCTACCACCAGTTCCACGCGGTGCAGGTGGCGGTGACCGAGACGCTGCGCGCAGCCGAGCTGATCCGGGCCGATCAGGGGGCCGGGGCGACGGGGCGCAGGCCCGGCGGCAAGCCGGGCGACCGGCGTATCGGCGTGGTGTGGCACACCCAGGGCTCGGGTAAGAGCCTGACCATGGCGTTTTACGCCGGGCGCATCGTCCGTGAGCCGGCGATGGAGAACCCCACCCTGGTCGTGCTCACCGACCGCAACGATCTCGACGACCAGCTCTTCGCTACGTTCTCGCGCTGCCAGGATCTCTTGCGGCAACCGCCCGTGCAGGCCGAATCGCGCGCACACCTGCGCGAGTTGCTCTCGGTGGCGGCGGGCGGCGTGGTGTTCACCACCATCCACAAGTTCTTTCCCGAAGAGAAAGGCGACCGCCACCCGACGCTTTCCGAGCGCCGCAACATCGTGGTGATTGCCGACGAGGCGCACCGCAGCCAGTACGACTTCATCGACGGCTTTGCCCGCCACATGCGCGACGCGCTGCCGCACGCCTCCTTCATTGGCTTCACCGGTACCCCGATCGAGCTTGCCGACGCCAATACCCGTGCGGTCTTCGGCGACTACATCAGCGTCTATGACATCCAGCGGGCCGTGGAGGACGGCGCGACGGTGCCCATCTACTACGAAAGCCGTCTCGCCAAGCTCGCGCTCGATGAAGCTGAGCGACCGAAGATTGACCCGGACTTCGAGGAGGCCACCGAGGGCGAGGAGCTCGAGCGCAAGGAGAAGCTCAAGACCAAATGGGCGCAGCTCGAGGCCATCGTGGGGGCGGAGAAGCGGCTAAAGCTGGTAGCGCAGGACATCGTCGAGCACTTTGAGCGGCGGCTCGAGGCGATGGAGGGCAAGGCGATGGTCGTCTGCATGAGCCGGCGCATCTGTGTGGAGCTGTACCGGGAGCTCGTAAAGCTTCGGCCTGCTTGGCACGATGAGGACGACGCGCGCGGCGCCATCAAGGTGGTGATGACCGGCTCCGCCTCCGATCCACTCGACTGGCAGCCGCACATCCGCAACAAGCCGCGGCGCGAGGCGCTCGCGAACCGCTTCCGCGATCCGAACGACCCTTTCAAGCTCGTGATCGTGCGCGACATGTGGCTCACGGGCTTCGATGCCCCCAGCCTGCACACCATGTACCTGGACAAACCGATGCGCGGCCACGGCCTGATGCAGGCCATCGCGCGGGTGAACCGCGTGTTCCGCGACAAGCCGGGCGGGCTGGTGGTGGACTACCTCGGCCTCGCCCATGAGCTGAAGGCCGCACTGGCGACGTACACCGAGAGCGGAGGGACAGGCCGAACGGCGCTCGACCAGGAGGAGGCGGTGGCCGTGATGCTGGAGAAGTACGAAATCTGTTGCGGTCTCTTTCACGGCTTCGACCGCTCGCGCTGGACGACCGGCACGCCGCAGGAGCGCCTGGGTCTGCTGCCCGCGGCGCAGGAGCACATCCTCCAGCAAGAAAACGGCAAAGACCGGCTGCTGCGGGCGGTGCGCGAGCTGTCGCAGGCGTTTGCGCTGGCTGTGCCACACCAGGAAGCCCTGCGCATCCGCGACGACGTGGCTTTCTTCCAGGCCGTGCAAGCTGTGCTGGCCAAACGCGCGCCGGGCGAAGCGCGACCCGAGGAGGAGCTTGACCAGGCCGTGCGCCAGATCATCTCCCGCGCGGTCGCGCCGGAAGGGGTCGTGGACATCTTCGCAGCCGCTGGACTCAAGAAGCCGGATATTTCGATCCTGTCGGACGAGTTCCTGGCCGAGGTGCAGGGCATGCCGCAGAAGAACCTCGCGGTCGAGTTGCTGCAGAAGCTGCTCAGGGGCGAACTGGCCACCCGCCGCCGCAAAAACATTGTGCAGGCCCGTTCTTTTGCCGAGATGCTGGAGCAGACCATCCGCCGCTACCAGAACCGCGCCATCGAAGCCGCGCAGGTGATCGAGGAGCTGATCGAGCTGGCCAAGGAGATGCGCGAGGCCGACGCGCGCGGCGAGAAGCTGGGCCTGTCCGAGGAAGAGCTGGCCTTTTACGACGCGCTGGAGACCAACGACAGCGCGGTCAGGGTACTGGGTGAACCGACCTTGCGGCAGATTGCACAGGAACTGGTGCGCACTGTGCGCGACAACGTCACGATTGACTGGACGCTGCGCGAGAACGTGCGCGCGCAGTTGCGGGTGCTGGTTAAGCGTGTCCTGCGCAAGTATGGCTACCCGCCGGACAAGCAGGAAAAGGCGACGGTGACGGTGCTCGAGCAGGCCGAGGTCCTATCCGCAGAATGGGCGGCGTGA
- the hutI gene encoding imidazolonepropionase: MKQVFTGIAELHTPRERLEQAAFAVQDGRFVWVGAEADLPEEYRGWPRTDLGGRGVLPGLVDAHTHLVYGGNRLDEYLKRARGERYEAILAAGGGIYATVRATGAASEDELYEEARARAQLFLAQGVTALEIKSGYGLLPEAELKMLRVIRRLGETLPQRVFPTLLAHVVPGGWEREEYVAMFTAELIPEVARSGLAQAVDVFCDPGAFTLEETRRILEAALSHGLKVKLHAEQIAHTGATRLAAELGALSADHLEQSTPQDWQALAASGTIGTVLPGAAVILRKPFPKARAMWDAGVRVAIATDHNPGSSPLYSPWLAMQLTMSLGRLSAEEALFAHTENAALALGRANLGRIAVGSRADFVVVDSTSALMPLYQWGHTPIHSTYVGGRRVFRAASPGSLP, from the coding sequence ATGAAGCAGGTATTTACCGGCATCGCCGAACTCCACACGCCTAGGGAAAGGCTCGAGCAGGCCGCCTTCGCGGTGCAGGATGGGCGTTTTGTCTGGGTCGGGGCCGAGGCCGACCTGCCGGAGGAATACCGCGGCTGGCCCCGCACCGACCTGGGCGGGCGCGGGGTGCTGCCGGGCCTGGTGGATGCGCACACCCACCTGGTCTACGGCGGGAACCGGCTGGACGAGTACCTAAAGCGCGCGCGGGGCGAGCGCTACGAGGCCATCCTGGCGGCGGGCGGCGGGATTTATGCAACGGTTCGAGCCACCGGGGCTGCCTCGGAGGATGAGCTGTACGAGGAGGCCAGGGCTCGAGCCCAGCTCTTCCTCGCCCAAGGCGTGACCGCACTGGAGATCAAAAGCGGCTACGGTCTCCTTCCCGAGGCCGAGCTCAAGATGCTGCGGGTGATCCGGCGGCTCGGGGAAACCCTGCCCCAGCGCGTCTTCCCCACCCTGCTCGCCCACGTGGTGCCGGGGGGCTGGGAACGGGAGGAGTACGTGGCGATGTTCACCGCCGAGCTCATCCCCGAGGTGGCCCGTAGCGGGCTGGCCCAGGCCGTGGACGTGTTCTGCGACCCGGGGGCGTTCACGCTGGAAGAGACCCGGCGAATCCTCGAAGCCGCCCTGTCCCACGGCCTCAAGGTCAAGCTCCACGCCGAGCAGATCGCCCACACCGGGGCCACCCGGCTCGCGGCGGAGCTGGGGGCGCTCTCGGCGGATCACCTCGAGCAGTCCACCCCACAAGACTGGCAGGCCCTGGCTGCCTCAGGAACCATCGGAACGGTATTGCCCGGCGCGGCAGTGATCCTGCGCAAACCCTTTCCCAAGGCCCGGGCCATGTGGGACGCGGGCGTGAGGGTGGCCATCGCCACCGACCACAACCCCGGCTCCAGCCCGCTCTATTCTCCTTGGCTCGCGATGCAGCTCACCATGAGCCTGGGCCGCCTCAGCGCCGAGGAAGCCCTCTTCGCCCACACCGAGAATGCGGCGCTGGCCCTGGGCAGGGCAAATTTAGGGCGAATTGCAGTAGGGTCTAGGGCTGACTTTGTGGTGGTGGATTCAACGAGTGCACTCATGCCGCTTTACCAGTGGGGCCATACGCCGATTCACTCGACCTACGTGGGCGGAAGGCGGGTTTTCCGCGCTGCCTCCCCTGGCTCACTCCCGTGA
- a CDS encoding GntR family transcriptional regulator yields MKYLQVKEAVLRELAKPQPAFPLSENQLSRRFGVSRMTARRALQELEQEGYLSRQQGKGSFPAERRFSQGFLRVRPFYEFAAAQGAIPRTQVLVAEPRRAPAEVAEKLGTPNTLCVRRLRFLDEEPVILETRYLDAARCGAVLQHDLTAESLHDILVHALGLPLTRVWQRLEAVALEPEVAALLAQPAGAPGLRLERVTYTLQTPVTWVEYLMRGDRYYLEDTFTPQGERP; encoded by the coding sequence ATGAAGTACCTTCAGGTCAAGGAAGCGGTGTTGCGCGAGCTCGCCAAGCCCCAGCCCGCTTTTCCCCTCTCGGAGAACCAGCTCTCCAGGCGCTTCGGCGTCAGCCGCATGACCGCGCGGCGGGCCTTGCAGGAGCTCGAGCAGGAGGGCTACCTCTCGAGGCAGCAGGGCAAGGGCAGCTTCCCCGCCGAGCGGCGCTTTAGCCAGGGTTTCCTGCGGGTGCGGCCCTTCTACGAGTTTGCCGCCGCGCAGGGGGCCATACCCCGGACCCAGGTGCTCGTGGCCGAGCCCCGCAGGGCCCCCGCCGAGGTGGCCGAGAAGCTGGGCACGCCCAATACGCTCTGCGTGCGGCGTTTGCGCTTTCTGGACGAGGAGCCGGTGATCCTCGAGACCCGCTACCTCGACGCCGCGCGCTGCGGCGCGGTACTGCAGCACGACCTCACCGCCGAGTCGCTCCACGACATCCTGGTGCACGCGCTGGGCCTGCCGCTGACCAGGGTCTGGCAGCGCCTCGAGGCCGTGGCGCTCGAGCCCGAGGTCGCCGCCCTGCTCGCCCAGCCCGCCGGGGCGCCGGGGCTGCGGCTGGAGCGTGTGACCTACACCCTCCAGACCCCCGTGACCTGGGTCGAGTACCTGATGCGCGGGGACCGCTACTACCTGGAAGACACCTTCACACCCCAAGGAGAACGCCCATGA
- a CDS encoding DUF3800 domain-containing protein, producing MTGQRITHVGFADESHWNTGQYRSLALVTTTVDKLPAFNEQLTNLLAQSGIAEFKWKSLKGSEEREAAKELCRFAVDQACKGALRVDVLIWDTEDSRHKVPLRDDIANLQRMYYHLFRNVLRLRWPNDAIWRLHPDEHTAMDWDTVQDCLESVSTRVEMERSLFTQGTFRPRLRSEFGIEQIQPVPSSQHSLLQLADLFAGLAVFSREKFPKYQEWLSISSAQMPLMSHAQPADTSFSRSEKERFQVLSEFNQMCKQRKLGVSLESKEGLWTPDPRNPINFWPYEPQHPEDKAPTRK from the coding sequence ATGACGGGGCAGAGGATTACACATGTCGGCTTCGCAGACGAGTCCCACTGGAACACGGGACAATATCGAAGCCTTGCCCTTGTGACGACCACAGTCGATAAGCTACCGGCCTTCAATGAGCAGTTGACAAACTTGCTGGCGCAATCAGGTATTGCAGAGTTCAAATGGAAATCACTAAAAGGTAGCGAGGAAAGAGAGGCCGCGAAGGAGCTTTGTCGTTTTGCAGTGGATCAGGCGTGCAAAGGGGCGCTGCGGGTGGATGTTCTCATCTGGGACACTGAAGATAGCCGCCACAAGGTGCCCTTGCGCGACGACATTGCCAATCTCCAGCGGATGTATTACCACCTCTTCCGGAATGTGCTCAGGTTACGCTGGCCAAATGATGCGATTTGGAGGCTTCATCCCGACGAACATACGGCAATGGATTGGGATACTGTCCAAGACTGCTTAGAGAGCGTGAGCACACGGGTTGAGATGGAGCGCTCCCTCTTTACTCAAGGGACATTCCGACCGCGTCTGCGCAGCGAATTTGGCATTGAGCAAATTCAACCTGTGCCGTCGAGCCAGCACTCTTTGCTTCAGCTTGCCGATCTATTTGCCGGGTTGGCCGTGTTCTCGCGGGAGAAGTTCCCCAAGTATCAGGAATGGTTGTCAATCAGCTCAGCACAGATGCCCTTGATGAGCCATGCGCAGCCGGCGGATACTTCGTTTTCACGGAGTGAAAAGGAACGCTTTCAGGTCTTGAGTGAATTCAACCAGATGTGCAAACAACGAAAGCTCGGAGTCAGCCTGGAGAGTAAGGAAGGGCTCTGGACGCCGGACCCCCGAAACCCGATCAATTTCTGGCCGTATGAGCCTCAGCACCCGGAAGATAAGGCTCCGACTAGGAAGTAG
- a CDS encoding restriction endonuclease subunit S — translation METELCAVAPDDWMVRAIGDVCERVTSGGTPSRRDPTYYERGTWPWVKTQELQDKWIDETEEHITERAIAESSAKVLPANTVLVAMYGATVGQLGLLRRPMTCNQACCALVVDQSAADFRFVFYQLLHARSQLKSLATGAAQQNLSGVVIRSLRFPYPTVPEQRAIAHILGTLDDKIELNRRMSETLEQMARALFKAWFVDFEPVRAKMDGRWRRGESLPGLPAHLYDLFPDRLVNSELGEIPEGWEVKAITELAEIVGGSTPRTDRPEYWEGGKHHWVTPKDLSSLSVPVLLDTERKITDAGLAQISSGLLQKGTVLLSSRAPIGYLAIAEVPVAINQGFIAMKPRAGVSNLFLLRWANAAHEEIMSQANGSTFLEISKSSFRHISVVAPPMTIMNAFDQVSRRLYLKVVEQERESRTLAALRDALLPKLVSGELRVKDAEQFLKERGL, via the coding sequence ATGGAGACTGAGCTCTGCGCTGTCGCACCTGATGACTGGATGGTCCGGGCGATTGGAGATGTGTGCGAACGAGTTACCAGTGGCGGGACACCCAGCAGACGTGACCCAACCTACTACGAGCGCGGGACTTGGCCTTGGGTTAAGACACAGGAGCTTCAAGACAAGTGGATTGACGAGACGGAGGAGCACATCACCGAACGGGCCATTGCTGAATCATCCGCAAAGGTACTTCCGGCCAATACCGTCTTGGTGGCGATGTACGGAGCAACCGTCGGCCAGCTTGGCTTGCTACGTCGTCCGATGACCTGCAATCAGGCTTGTTGCGCGTTAGTCGTTGACCAGAGCGCGGCTGATTTCCGATTCGTCTTCTATCAACTACTGCACGCGCGCTCACAACTCAAGAGTTTGGCCACCGGCGCCGCACAGCAGAATCTGAGTGGCGTTGTGATTCGTTCCCTGCGTTTTCCCTATCCCACCGTTCCCGAGCAGCGCGCCATCGCCCACATCCTCGGCACGCTGGACGACAAGATCGAGCTGAACCGGCGGATGAGCGAGACGCTGGAGCAGATGGCGCGGGCGCTGTTCAAGGCGTGGTTCGTGGATTTTGAACCCGTGCGCGCTAAGATGGACGGCCGCTGGCGCCGCGGCGAATCCCTGCCCGGCCTCCCCGCCCACCTCTACGACCTCTTCCCCGACCGCCTCGTGAATTCCGAACTCGGCGAGATTCCGGAGGGGTGGGAGGTAAAGGCCATTACTGAGCTAGCGGAGATTGTCGGCGGAAGCACGCCCAGAACCGACCGTCCTGAGTATTGGGAGGGCGGGAAGCACCACTGGGTTACGCCAAAAGACCTTTCCAGCTTGTCAGTACCAGTTCTCCTCGATACCGAGCGAAAAATCACCGACGCTGGCCTGGCACAGATCAGCTCTGGCCTACTTCAGAAGGGGACCGTGCTTCTTTCGTCACGTGCGCCTATCGGCTATCTAGCAATCGCGGAAGTGCCAGTCGCCATCAACCAGGGATTTATCGCGATGAAACCACGTGCCGGCGTGTCGAACCTCTTCCTGCTGCGCTGGGCCAATGCCGCCCATGAGGAGATCATGAGCCAAGCTAACGGCTCGACGTTCCTAGAAATCAGCAAGTCCAGTTTTAGGCACATCTCCGTTGTCGCGCCTCCGATGACCATCATGAATGCTTTCGACCAAGTATCGCGACGGCTGTATCTCAAGGTTGTCGAGCAGGAGCGCGAATCCCGCACCCTCGCCGCCCTGCGCGACGCGCTGCTGCCCAAGCTCGTCTCCGGTGAGCTGCGGGTGAAGGATGCGGAGCAGTTTTTGAAGGAGCGGGGATTATGA
- a CDS encoding alpha/beta fold hydrolase, translated as MKVPGGQVFVRQWSTGQNPKAPLVLLHDSLGSVELWRGFPAALAQATGRDVWAYDRLGFGRSSPRTEPPSLDFILEEARLYFPAIAEQLELQEYVLFGHSVGGAMALCIAAHQPGRCRAVITEAAQAFVEERTLQGIRAAQRSFQDPARFARLKRWHGDKARWVLEAWTGVWLAPAFGGWTLEPCLKEVRCPVLALHGDRDEYGSAAFPERIVQGVQGPARLEVLPDCGHVPHREKEALVLGLVEGFLRDK; from the coding sequence GTGAAGGTTCCGGGCGGCCAGGTCTTTGTGCGGCAGTGGAGTACAGGCCAAAACCCCAAAGCCCCCCTCGTCCTGCTGCACGACTCGCTGGGCTCGGTGGAACTCTGGCGCGGGTTCCCTGCCGCGCTGGCCCAGGCCACCGGACGGGATGTCTGGGCCTACGACCGCCTGGGTTTTGGACGCTCCTCGCCCCGAACCGAACCGCCTTCGCTGGACTTTATCCTCGAGGAGGCCCGGCTCTACTTCCCGGCCATTGCCGAGCAGCTCGAGCTTCAAGAGTACGTGCTTTTCGGGCACAGCGTGGGGGGCGCCATGGCCCTGTGCATCGCCGCCCATCAGCCGGGTCGCTGCCGCGCGGTGATTACCGAGGCCGCCCAGGCCTTTGTGGAAGAGCGCACCCTACAGGGCATCCGGGCTGCCCAGCGGAGCTTCCAAGACCCCGCCCGGTTCGCCCGGCTAAAGCGCTGGCACGGCGACAAAGCCCGCTGGGTGCTGGAGGCCTGGACGGGGGTCTGGCTCGCGCCGGCGTTTGGGGGCTGGACGCTGGAGCCCTGCTTGAAGGAGGTACGCTGCCCCGTGCTGGCCCTACACGGCGACCGTGACGAATACGGCTCCGCGGCCTTCCCGGAGCGCATCGTACAGGGGGTGCAAGGGCCCGCGCGCTTGGAGGTGCTGCCCGACTGCGGTCACGTACCCCACCGGGAAAAGGAGGCCCTGGTGCTGGGGCTGGTGGAAGGTTTCCTTCGAGACAAATAG
- the hutU gene encoding urocanate hydratase → MTYKAPRGSTKTAKGWIQEAAKRMLLNNLDPEVAERPEELIVYGGRGKAARSHRDLQRILEVLERLENDETLLVQSGRAVGVFKTQPLAPRVILANSNLVPRWATWEEFDRLDRLGLMMYGQMTAGSWIYIGTQGILQGTYETFAAAARKHFGGSLKGTITVTGGLGGMGGAQPLAVTLNGGVAICVEIDPERIQRRLDTAYLDVRADSLDEALRLAEEAKRKGEALSIGLLGNTALVLPEMVRRGFTPELVTDQASAHDPLYGYIPILKADEDPDTLRKADPVGYRARALQAMAEHCRAIVEMQRRGAVAFDYGNNLRAFAKEGGFAEAFSYPGFVPAFIRDQFCEGRGPFRWVALSGKPEDIYKTDKAVLELFPEDEGLSRWLTEGVKKFKFQGLPARICWLGYRERDKAGLLFNEMVRKGELGAPIVIGRDHLDAGSVASPYRETEAMKDSSDAVADWPLLNFALNAVSGAAWVSFHHGGGVGMGYSLHAGQVTVADGSEEAAYRLERVLTNDPGTGVMRHAHAGYEEARKVARERGLDLAGWEREG, encoded by the coding sequence ATGACCTACAAAGCCCCCCGAGGTTCCACCAAAACCGCCAAAGGCTGGATCCAGGAAGCCGCCAAGCGCATGCTCCTGAACAACCTCGACCCCGAGGTGGCCGAGCGCCCCGAGGAGCTCATCGTCTACGGCGGGCGCGGCAAGGCGGCCCGCAGCCATCGGGACTTGCAGCGCATCCTGGAGGTGCTCGAGCGCCTCGAGAACGACGAGACCCTCTTGGTGCAGTCGGGCCGGGCGGTGGGGGTGTTCAAGACCCAGCCCCTGGCTCCCCGCGTGATCCTCGCCAACTCCAACCTGGTGCCCCGCTGGGCCACCTGGGAGGAGTTCGACCGGCTGGACCGGCTGGGCCTGATGATGTACGGCCAGATGACCGCCGGAAGCTGGATCTACATCGGCACTCAGGGCATCCTCCAGGGCACCTACGAGACCTTCGCCGCCGCGGCCCGCAAGCACTTTGGCGGCTCGTTGAAGGGCACCATCACCGTCACCGGTGGGCTGGGCGGCATGGGCGGGGCGCAGCCCTTGGCCGTGACCCTCAACGGCGGGGTGGCCATCTGCGTAGAGATCGACCCCGAGCGCATCCAGCGCCGCCTGGACACCGCCTACCTCGATGTGCGGGCCGACTCGCTCGACGAAGCCCTGCGGCTGGCGGAGGAGGCCAAGCGTAAGGGCGAAGCGCTCTCCATCGGGCTATTGGGCAACACCGCTCTAGTGCTGCCCGAGATGGTGCGCCGGGGCTTCACCCCCGAGCTCGTCACCGACCAGGCCAGCGCCCACGACCCCCTCTACGGCTACATCCCCATCCTGAAGGCCGACGAGGACCCCGATACCCTGCGCAAGGCCGACCCCGTAGGGTACCGGGCTCGAGCTTTGCAAGCGATGGCCGAGCACTGCCGCGCCATCGTGGAGATGCAGCGCCGGGGCGCGGTGGCCTTCGACTACGGCAACAACCTGCGGGCCTTCGCCAAGGAGGGGGGCTTCGCGGAAGCCTTCAGCTACCCCGGCTTCGTGCCCGCCTTCATCCGCGACCAGTTCTGCGAGGGGCGGGGGCCTTTTCGCTGGGTGGCGCTCTCCGGCAAGCCGGAGGACATCTACAAGACCGATAAGGCCGTGCTCGAGCTCTTCCCCGAGGACGAGGGCCTCTCCCGCTGGCTCACCGAGGGCGTGAAGAAGTTCAAGTTCCAGGGCCTCCCGGCGCGCATCTGCTGGCTGGGCTACCGGGAGCGCGACAAGGCCGGGCTCTTGTTCAACGAGATGGTGCGCAAAGGCGAGCTAGGGGCCCCCATCGTCATCGGGCGCGACCACCTCGACGCCGGTTCGGTGGCCTCCCCCTACCGCGAGACCGAGGCTATGAAGGACAGCTCCGACGCCGTGGCCGACTGGCCCCTCTTGAACTTCGCCTTGAACGCGGTCTCGGGTGCAGCCTGGGTCAGCTTCCACCACGGCGGCGGGGTGGGCATGGGCTACAGCCTGCACGCCGGGCAGGTCACGGTGGCCGACGGCTCGGAGGAAGCGGCCTACCGGCTCGAGCGCGTCCTCACCAACGACCCCGGCACCGGCGTGATGCGCCACGCCCACGCCGGCTACGAGGAGGCCCGAAAGGTCGCCCGCGAGCGCGGCCTGGACCTGGCAGGATGGGAACGGGAAGGATGA